The following are encoded in a window of Ricinus communis isolate WT05 ecotype wild-type chromosome 4, ASM1957865v1, whole genome shotgun sequence genomic DNA:
- the LOC8274357 gene encoding putative RING-H2 finger protein ATL21B: MDIVKLIFSTIFLFSFLQIIASQHLCLNSACARNEPVIRFPFRIENRQFKSCGYPGFDVSCDTNTNHTLLELPYSGTFTVQAIDYATQELWINDPNNCLPKRILSLNLSNSPFVGLFYQNFTFFNCSLTNYTNFQLNPIACLSSSTNTVFATSSLRVINHLSGLSSCEAFASMEVPVEWPFYGQILSSDLSDDLRLTWAVPRCGKCESHGGRCGPRSNSSRLIVCANPKLRGIPKSARYIITIGGGIPVALCVLGLLCFICNRASYYTGRRRSHLFPESNFVVNQQPTVSARGLDGQTLESYPKIVLGESRRLPKPDDITCSICLSEYKPKETLKTIPECQHCFHADCIDEWLKLNASCPICRKSPDRLLPPPAQPS; the protein is encoded by the exons ATGGATATTGTTAAGCTTATTTTTTccaccatttttcttttctccttcttgCAAATCATAGCAAGCCAACATCTTTGCCTCAACTCTGCTTGCGCACGCAATGAACCCGTGATCCGATTCCCTTTCAGGATCGAAAATCGCCAGTTCAAGTCATGTGGGTATCCAGGTTTTGATGTATCCTGTGATACCAACACAAATCATACATTACTCGAGCTACCTTATTCGGGAACTTTTACAGTTCAAGCAATAGACTATGCCACTCAAGAATTATGGATCAACGACCCGAACAACTGCTTGCCAAAACGAATTCTTTCTCTTAATCTCTCAAATTCTCCATTTGTTGGTCTCTTTTATCAGAATTTCACTTTCTTTAATTGTTCACTGACCAATTACACCAACTTTCAGCTAAACCCGATTGCCTGTCTTAGTAGTTCAACGAATACAGTGTTTGCTACGTCGTCTTTAAGGGTTATAAATCATCTATCAGGATTATCAAGCTGCGAGGCGTTTGCAAGCATGGAGGTGCCTGTGGAGTGGCCGTTTTATGGGCAAATACTGTCGTCGGACCTCAGCGATGATCTGAGGTTGACTTGGGCTGTACCCAGGTGTGGAAAGTGCGAGTCTCATGGTGGACGGTGCGGGCCAAGGAGTAATTCTTCGCGTCTCATTGTTTGCGCTAATCCAAAATTACGTG GAATTCCAAAGAGTGCTCGTTACATCATCACAATTGGAGGAGGAATACCAGTGGCATTGTGTGTGCTAGGTCTGCTATGTTTCATATGTAACAGGGCAAGCTATTACACAGGAAGGAGGAGGAGCCATCTTTTCCCAGAATCCAATTTCGTAGTTAATCAACAGCCCACTGTCAGCGCAAGAGGCCTGGACGGACAAACATTGGAATCCTATCCGAAAATAGTCCTTGGAGAAAGCCGAAGGTTGCCCAAGCCTGATGATATCACTTGCTCAATTTGCTTGTCTGAATACAAGCCTAAAGAAACGCTTAAGACCATTCCTGAATGCCAGCATTGCTTCCACGCTGATTGTATTGATGAATGGCTTAAGTTGAATGCTTCTTGTCCCATTTGTCGGAAATCGCCTGACCGCTTGCTGCCGCCACCAGCCCAACCTTCATGA